The following proteins are encoded in a genomic region of Methylococcales bacterium:
- a CDS encoding EcsC family protein, which yields MVEKITESKIMKTLDWAYDKAINGVPGLDSASEMAESYLNAEGSLGKKVNSLIRWQNTKAGTSGFLTGLGGIITMPIAVPANITSVMYVQIRMIATIAHMGGHDLHDDKVKSLIYICLTGNAAKDILKDIGIHIGRKLTESTVKNISGKTIVIINQKVGFRLLTKFGEKGAINLGKAVPLFGGIIGATFDSVATNTIGNIARDTFIASS from the coding sequence ATGGTTGAAAAAATAACTGAAAGTAAAATAATGAAAACGCTTGATTGGGCTTATGATAAAGCAATTAATGGTGTTCCTGGATTGGACTCCGCAAGTGAAATGGCTGAAAGCTATTTAAACGCTGAAGGTTCTTTAGGAAAAAAAGTTAATTCTTTAATTCGTTGGCAAAATACTAAAGCAGGGACATCTGGTTTTTTAACTGGTCTAGGTGGGATTATTACAATGCCCATAGCTGTTCCTGCAAATATCACAAGTGTAATGTATGTTCAAATTCGAATGATTGCAACAATTGCACACATGGGCGGTCATGATTTACATGATGATAAAGTTAAGTCTCTTATTTATATATGTTTAACAGGAAATGCAGCTAAAGATATTCTCAAAGATATTGGTATTCATATTGGAAGAAAACTTACTGAAAGTACAGTGAAGAATATTAGCGGGAAAACAATTGTAATAATTAATCAAAAAGTAGGATTTAGGCTATTAACTAAGTTTGGTGAAAAAGGAGCAATTAACCTTGGTAAAGCAGTTCCTTTGTTTGGGGGGATTATTGGAGCAACATTTGATTCTGTGGCTACCAATACAATTGGCAATATAGCGCGAGATACATTTATAGCTTCATCATAA
- a CDS encoding recombinase family protein, whose protein sequence is MKKRVAIYIRVSTDGQTTENQRRELLNVAEHAGWEITEIYEKEITTKQALTKQVRTLLKMNKNG, encoded by the coding sequence ATGAAAAAACGTGTAGCTATATATATAAGAGTGTCCACCGATGGGCAAACCACCGAAAACCAAAGACGTGAGCTTTTAAACGTTGCTGAACATGCAGGTTGGGAAATTACAGAAATATATGAAAAGGAAATTACAACAAAGCAGGCTTTGACAAAACAAGTTCGTACGCTTTTAAAAATGAACAAAAATGGTTAA
- a CDS encoding phage Gp37/Gp68 family protein: MTTKSQIEWTEQTWNPTTGCTKVSAGCKHCYAEIMAKRLKAMGTNGYQNGFELSLLPERLSQPIKRKKPTTYFVNSMSDLFHEDIPFSFIDKVFKVIKQTPQHRYQILTKRENQLVAYFKDRNVPDNVWLGVSVENIKEGLPRIEILKKIPAKIRFLSIEPLLEDLGEVDFSNIHWVIVGGESGSKARPMEEQWVLNIQEQCDRQNIAFFFKQWGTWGADGVKRNKHKNGKLLNNKIYHNYPKIQQGRLERGINI, translated from the coding sequence ATGACAACTAAAAGCCAAATAGAATGGACAGAACAAACGTGGAATCCTACAACAGGTTGCACGAAAGTCTCAGCAGGTTGTAAACATTGCTATGCTGAGATAATGGCAAAACGTTTAAAAGCAATGGGAACAAATGGCTATCAAAATGGGTTTGAGTTAAGTTTGCTACCAGAGCGATTATCACAGCCCATTAAGCGCAAAAAACCGACAACCTATTTTGTTAATTCAATGAGCGACTTATTCCATGAGGACATACCTTTTTCATTTATTGATAAGGTATTTAAGGTAATTAAACAAACGCCACAACACCGTTACCAAATATTAACGAAACGAGAAAATCAGCTTGTAGCCTATTTTAAAGATAGAAATGTTCCTGATAATGTTTGGTTAGGCGTAAGTGTTGAAAATATTAAAGAAGGGTTGCCACGCATAGAAATCCTAAAAAAAATACCTGCAAAAATTCGTTTTTTATCCATTGAACCTTTATTAGAAGACTTAGGAGAAGTTGATTTTTCTAATATTCATTGGGTTATTGTTGGCGGTGAAAGTGGAAGTAAAGCGCGTCCAATGGAAGAACAATGGGTATTAAATATTCAAGAACAATGTGATAGGCAAAATATCGCTTTCTTTTTCAAGCAATGGGGTACTTGGGGTGCTGATGGTGTTAAGCGAAATAAACATAAAAATGGTAAATTACTTAACAATAAAATTTATCATAATTACCCTAAGATTCAACAAGGTAGGCTGGAGAGAGGTATAAATATATGA
- the tcmP gene encoding three-Cys-motif partner protein TcmP — translation MADLFCGAGKNGNQDGSPLVLLDRAKYILDSPIIKRTNPIIEILFNDKDKKNSDNLTLQLKKYSHPSIKIHPIKNLDFQSILFQILSKYKNYSTPKFFFLDPFTYSDVTLDNLRDLMFLPKSEVFLFIPVFHSYRFSSNKGFQKDHKTRQFVEEFTTKGMANYDDIDDFMQSIKEKIKEELGLDYVRPILLDDGTCKNAIFLLTRHQKGMLLMNQIALKESNDGKGINIKSQQTNDLFGYQETQGTLRFDVLTQKLEQELKNRKIMTNNEIIDFSIKEEFLPKHAKNSLKDICKKNKIVIEDENGNNITEKQGKWNIAEKITKEIRFTYDN, via the coding sequence ATTGCTGATTTATTTTGTGGTGCAGGAAAAAATGGTAATCAAGACGGCAGTCCACTTGTGTTATTAGACCGAGCTAAATATATTTTAGACAGCCCAATAATTAAACGAACAAATCCAATAATTGAGATATTATTCAATGATAAAGATAAGAAAAACAGTGACAATTTAACATTACAACTTAAAAAATATTCACATCCATCTATAAAAATACACCCCATAAAAAATCTTGATTTTCAATCAATACTTTTCCAAATATTATCTAAATATAAAAATTACAGTACCCCAAAATTCTTTTTTCTTGATCCATTCACCTATTCTGATGTGACTCTTGATAATTTAAGAGATTTAATGTTTTTGCCAAAATCAGAAGTATTTTTATTTATACCTGTTTTTCATAGCTATAGATTTTCGAGTAATAAGGGTTTTCAAAAAGATCATAAAACAAGGCAATTTGTAGAGGAATTTACTACTAAAGGAATGGCAAACTATGATGATATTGATGATTTTATGCAATCTATTAAAGAAAAAATAAAAGAAGAATTAGGTTTAGATTATGTACGTCCTATTTTGTTGGATGATGGAACTTGTAAAAATGCTATTTTTCTTTTAACAAGACATCAAAAAGGGATGTTATTGATGAATCAAATAGCATTAAAAGAATCTAACGATGGAAAGGGAATAAATATTAAATCACAACAAACAAATGATTTATTTGGATACCAAGAAACTCAAGGAACTTTACGATTTGATGTTCTTACCCAAAAACTAGAGCAAGAATTAAAAAATAGAAAAATAATGACTAATAATGAAATAATAGATTTCAGTATCAAGGAAGAATTTTTACCTAAACACGCAAAAAACTCTTTAAAAGATATTTGTAAGAAAAATAAAATAGTTATAGAAGACGAAAATGGAAATAATATTACTGAGAAGCAAGGAAAATGGAATATTGCTGAGAAAATAACCAAAGAAATAAGGTTTACTTATGACAACTAA